The Plasmodium falciparum 3D7 genome assembly, chromosome: 5 DNA window GGTTATGGTCACATAGGGCATTTAAAGCTGGTCACATTGTTcaggttttatttttaattttgaatAGTTTTGCTAATCAAGGGAGTGTAATAGTTTGGGCCATAAATCATCGTTTACATCATAAATACAGTGATACAAAATATGATCCTCATAATATAAGATATGGCTTCTTTTATAGTCACGTTGGATGGCTTTTATATCAGAAAACGAAAtatgtaaaagaaaaagagaaaGAAATTTATGTAGATGATTTATTACAAAATCCTTATCTTCTCTTACAACACAAATTAGAtccatattttaattttttcttttgttttattatacctggtatatattcatattttatgtataataatttttgggatggattttttatattaggAGCTCTTCGTTGGATTATTACTTTACATGCTACATGGTCTATTAATAGTGCATCACATTCTTTTGGACATAGACCctataatattgatataaaACCAaccaataatatttttacatcTATAGTAGCCCTTGGAGAAGGATgtcataattatcatcatgtGTTTCCTTACTGTTATGCCATgaatgaaaatttttatattcttagtATAAACCCTACGAAATATCTGAtaaattttttctattatttaGGTTTAGTATGGGATTTAAAATGTGCAAAGAATATTTGTAAAGAAGTACGATTAAGAGAAACATTAAAATTAGAAAAGAGAAATAAAGCATTAAGTGAAaacattaaaaatgaaataatgaaaaaagaagatacaAGTTATGTTATAGAATTAATGAATTCTTTCAAAGCATTGTGTaatgattatttaaatatttcaacCTTTATGTACATTTTATACTTCTTAAGAGATATTGTAATTATGAttactatatttttaattcacATATGTTActgttataataaatatggaaATGGTACGATGTTTTCTACAATATcacaaaaatttaatatagaaaataataaatatatatcaatatcactttcctttttctttcatattattttatatacactACCCATGGGAACTATGTTTGCAAGTTTATATGCATTAGTTTATGAATGTAAAAGAGAGctactttttaaaaaaccaCTATTTAATCATTTCTTTGGTAGTAttatttcatcatttattttgttaccATATACTTCAGAGAAAAATAGAAAATCAGTATTAACAGCGTTGAATGAAGATTTCGTTAAAATTTTAAAGGGGCCAATATATTTTGAcatatattctttaatatttacCTTTTTTTCAGTATTCTATATAatgacatattatatatttgggTACTTTTATTTctgtacattttttttaggaccatatattgtttttaatGCATggttattaatttatatatatttattaaaaaatccTCCATTTTTACAAATGGATATTAATACTAAAGAAGTGGATATTGGTGTTTTAAATTATGTTGCTTTCCAATCATTACTtcaatggaaaaaaaataattcaataTATCAAAGTAAAAAGAGGTTATATAAAATggttttttcatttataaatttcATACATCATCACTTATGTTATACTCATGTTGTTGAATTCATTAATGCTAGCATACCAAGTTACAGAactaaagaaatatataaacattttgaTAAAACCTTAGATCAGTATAATTTCCTACGCAATGACAAATTTATGGACGTACTAAAGGAATTCTTATGAAGGAAAAAGttattacacatatatataaatatatataaatatatatatatatatatatttatgtatttataagaattcaaaaaaaaaaaaaaagaataagagatgacaataatatatattatagtgtgtttatattatatgctacaaacatttcattattttactttttcctacatatatgtatatacattattttttgactttctttctttttttctattttttgataagtatataattttttaaataaattataatacatattggaaaaagaaattataattttaaatataaaatagtttccatatttattaaaaaaaaaaaaaaaaaaaaaaaaaaaaatccttttctctttttaaaacattatcaaattattttcacaagaaatttattttatcatttttctttattatttttacccACCTCTTctataaataattacataCAACCGTAGATATAAAATCtttgaaattaaaaaaggatTGGTTTATTAAGAAct harbors:
- a CDS encoding stearoyl-CoA desaturase, which translates into the protein MIEMILSYVYKSLAGVLHTLNKSYLDIKDIGVTYLTYFIFLISCYLLKNYFSFKFLNFIRIVKSSIVLIICLISLKYLDLNLTLSINFFYLYNILQLSNFLEVSTSQNKKSNNKSKNVEAKVINKYELRNENEEKNYELIGDTSKHLEKIAKKILNNKKKLEENECILKEKEIIDEIERKEKEEEEIMKMKNNLNAKKNKDKRKDKINLYGIYVFFLQTFYIYFFYFFWNYIQNLIIIKIFLTLQLVKCLISFVSNFWINNMNINLFKRMIHILDIVYMFSISLFFTNILYNISQNTHFLRNFAVYSIVFHVYYAYVLFVKYIYTYHKQFRSSLFSFILFFHVFGIIGMIKLYYHEYGKSLLIQCVIFYLINGFGITFGAHRLWSHRAFKAGHIVQVLFLILNSFANQGSVIVWAINHRLHHKYSDTKYDPHNIRYGFFYSHVGWLLYQKTKYVKEKEKEIYVDDLLQNPYLLLQHKLDPYFNFFFCFIIPGIYSYFMYNNFWDGFFILGALRWIITLHATWSINSASHSFGHRPYNIDIKPTNNIFTSIVALGEGCHNYHHVFPYCYAMNENFYILSINPTKYLINFFYYLGLVWDLKCAKNICKEVRLRETLKLEKRNKALSENIKNEIMKKEDTSYVIELMNSFKALCNDYLNISTFMYILYFLRDIVIMITIFLIHICYCYNKYGNGTMFSTISQKFNIENNKYISISLSFFFHIILYTLPMGTMFASLYALVYECKRELLFKKPLFNHFFGSIISSFILLPYTSEKNRKSVLTALNEDFVKILKGPIYFDIYSLIFTFFSVFYIMTYYIFGYFYFCTFFLGPYIVFNAWLLIYIYLLKNPPFLQMDINTKEVDIGVLNYVAFQSLLQWKKNNSIYQSKKRLYKMVFSFINFIHHHLCYTHVVEFINASIPSYRTKEIYKHFDKTLDQYNFLRNDKFMDVLKEFL